The Sphingomonas naphthae nucleotide sequence AGCTTGGCCGGATCCTTCACCAGATAATTATGCTTGGTGCAGTGGCGGGTGATGCCGATCGTGTCGCATTCCTGGAAGGCATCGGTGCCGATCAGCGGCGTGCCGACCTGGCCCGTGATGACGACCATCGGGATCGAATCCATCAGCGCGTCGGCGATGCCGGTGACGGCATTGGTCGCCCCCGGCCCCGAGGTGACGAGGACCACGCCGGGCTTGCCGGTGGCGCGGGCATAGCCCTCCGCCGCATGGGCCGCCCCGCCCTCCTGCCGAACGAGGATGTGGCGGATCTTCGTCTGCTTGAAGAGCGCGTCGTAGATCGGGAGGACGGCGCCGCCCGGATAGCCGAACACTACCTCGACGCCGAGATCGGTCAGCGCCTCGATCAATATGTCCGCACCGGTCTTGTCGGCAGCCATCGTCATGTCCGTTCGTCGTGATTCGGGAGTCTTTGCTCGGAGGGCGTCGGCTAGAGACACGAAACCATCCTGTCAAACCGTTTCAGCGTAATTTTGTTACGATCTGATCGATGATGTTGAAATCAATCTGCTCGATCCGGGGCCATTCGGGCGGCGGCTGACGGCCGAACCATGTCCGCTGGCGCTTGGCATATTGCTGTGACGCGAGCGCGGCGCGGGCGACGGCCTCGTCGCGCGGGATATGGCCGGCGAGCATGTCGCCGATCTCGCGCACCCCGATCGCGCGCCTCACCGGCAGCGCGGGATCGAGGGCGCGGGCGAGCAACGCCTCCACCTCCGCGACCGCGCCCTCCGCCATCATCGCCTCGAACCGCGCGGCGATCCGCGCGCGCAGCGCCTCGCGCTCGGGCAGCAGGAGCAGGGGGACCAGATCGACGGTGTGGCCGATCCCGCCGACCTTCTCGGATTGCCAGTCCGCCAGCGGGCGCCCGGTCGCGCGCACGACCTCCAGCGCGCGGGCGACGCGGGTGGTGTCGCTCGGGCGCAGGCGGGCGGCGGCGGGCGCATCCTCCACCGCCAGCGCGGCATAGGCCTCGGCCACCGGCAGCGCGCGCACCTCGGCGCGCACGGCCGGGTCGATCCCGGGCACCGGC carries:
- the miaA gene encoding tRNA (adenosine(37)-N6)-dimethylallyltransferase MiaA produces the protein MSINVPSGKLALIAGPTASGKSALALSVAERVGGTIVNADASQVYRDLRILSARPSPEEEARAPHRLFGHRDGAIACSAADWAEEAKAAIAAAWGAGSVPILVGGTGLYIRTLLDGIAPVPGIDPAVRAEVRALPVAEAYAALAVEDAPAAARLRPSDTTRVARALEVVRATGRPLADWQSEKVGGIGHTVDLVPLLLLPEREALRARIAARFEAMMAEGAVAEVEALLARALDPALPVRRAIGVREIGDMLAGHIPRDEAVARAALASQQYAKRQRTWFGRQPPPEWPRIEQIDFNIIDQIVTKLR